The Equus quagga isolate Etosha38 chromosome 2, UCLA_HA_Equagga_1.0, whole genome shotgun sequence genome has a window encoding:
- the LOC124236386 gene encoding solute carrier family 12 member 3-like isoform X3 — translation MASQQRDYEASTLSFHQEEEEQPSGRDSPKCSLCPCLTYKDKDTGPSSGFYARSMVLGWLCCSCLSLEALHSNTTERCMPRGEPPKPGSSVASTSTEEPCTQPHSQDDSENSGARPGKAPLCFGWVMGVMIRCMLHMWSVILYLRLPWITAQAGIGLTWLIILLSASVTAITGMSISAISTNSKVKAGSKSFLISRSLGPELGGSIGIIFAFANSVAVAMHTVGFAETLLDLLRDHKVQLLNIDPENELQVVGMVIVTILLGMALASVEWESKAQIIFFFLILLSFINYLLGTLLPTNPSRQATGFFGYQGSILLENMVPQWCGPEGSFFGMFSIFFSSATGLLTGTNISEDLKDPATAIPKGTLLAIMWTTLSYLGISATIGSCMIRDASGNMTDMGVWNGSCLGPECQYGWDFSSCRERGSCLYGLSNHYQAMSMVSAFSPLTSAGVFCAALSSALSCFVSAPKVFQWLCQDKLYPVIGFFGKGYGKKHEPLRGYLFTFLIAVGFILTGDLNTIAAIISNFYLCSYALVNFGCFHASLSQSPGWRPSFCWYSPWLSLLGSLLCLLIMFLLNWWAALIAVLLILLLLFYAFHKKPDVNRGSSVQVGTYRMALSYLVSLTNVQDHVKNFRPQCLVLTGPPSQRPALVDFVGALTKKMSLMICGNVVLVSEEPQAIQESENHVNWLNVRKIRSFYTVISAPRLRSGAQSLMQVAGLGQLKPNLLVLGYKQNWQEVQISAVEDYVGILHDALDYNYGVCILRMPGGLSPATQHQAQVSLHRQPQTLFQSRQGWRTVDVYWLSDDGGLTMLIPYLLTHTQKWARCPVRVFVSSPREQLEDKHKEIHSLLRRFSLGFQHVTVLPELTGKPQETSQKAFEDLVALHWLQKPPPKGNLESTSLNTPAPSGYISEQDLQANQKQSEWHMCLHEVLRQYSQDAALIVMSLPLIPRSACPGALYMTWLEMLSRGLTSPIAFIHGKQQDLLTTYCQ, via the exons ATGGCCTCCCAGCAGAGAGACTATGAGGCCAGCACCTTGAGCTTccaccaggaagaggaggaacagcCGTCTGGCAGAGACTCACCTAAGTGCAGCCTCTGCCCTTGCCTCACCTACAAGGACAAGGACACTGGACCAAGCTCTGGGTTCTATGCCAGGTCTATGGTCCTAGGATGGCTCTGCTGCAGCTGCTTGTCTCTGGAGGCTCTGCACAGCAACACCACCGAAAGATGCATGCCCCGCGGTGAACCCCCGAAG CCAGGGAGTAGTGTGGCTTCCACCTCTACAGAGGAGCCTTGCACCCAGCCACACTCCCAAGATGATTCGGAGAATTCAGGAGCCAGGCCTGGCAAGGCCCCACTGTGCTTCGGCTGGGTCATGGGAGTCATG ATCCGCTGCATGCTCCACATGTGGAGTGTCATCCTCTATCTACGGCTGCCTTGGATCACCGCTCAGGCAGGCATAG GGCTCACATGGCTCATTATCCTGCTCTCGGCTTCAGTCACTGCTATCACCGGCATGTCTATCTCAGCCATCTCCACCAACAGCAAAGTCAAGGCTG gtAGCAAGTCCTTCCTGATCTCACGCAGCCTGGGTCCAGAGCTTGGCGGTTCCATCGGGATCATCTTCGCTTTTGCGAACTCGGTAGCTGTGGCTATGCACACAGTGGGCTTCGCGGAGACCCTTTTGGATCTGCTCCGG GACCACAAGGTGCAGCTGCTGAACATAGATCCAGAAAATGAGTTGCAGGTGGTGGGCATGGTGATCGTGACCATCCTTCTGGGCATGGCACTGGCCAGTGTGGAGTGGGAGTCTAAG GCCCaaattatcttcttcttcttgatcCTCCTCTCTTTTATCAACTACCTGCTGGGGACACTCCTTCCCACAAACCCCAGCCGACAAGCCACTGGCTTCTTTGGGTACCAAG GAAgcattttattggaaaatatgGTCCCTCAGTGGTGTGGTCCAGAGGGTAGTTTCTTTGGTatgttttccatcttcttctcctcAGCCACTGGGTTACTCACTGGGACCAATATCTCAGAGGATCTCAAG GATCCTGCTACAGCTATCCCCAAAGGAACCCTCCTTGCTATCATGTGGACCACACTCTCCTACCTGGGCATCTCTGCCACCATTG GCTCCTGTATGATTCGAGATGCTTCAGGAAATATGACTGACATGGGTGTGTGGAATGGGAGCTGCCTGGGGCCAGAGTGCCAGTATGGTTGGGATTTCAGCAGTTGTCGAGAACGAGGGTCCTGCCTCTATGGGCTCTCTAATCACTACCAG GCCATGAGCATGGTGTCTGCCTTCAGCCCCCTGACGTCTGCTGGAGTCTTCTGTGCCGCACTGTCCTCTGCCCTTTCCTGCTTTGTTTCAGCCCCCAAAGTCTTCCAG TGGCTGTGCCAGGATAAACTGTATCCAGTCATTGGCTTTTTCGGGAAAGGCTATGGCAAGAAGCATGAACCTCTGCGAGGCTATCTGTTCACCTTTCTCATTGCTGTAGGTTTCATCCTTACTG GTGATCTGAACACCATTGCTGCCATCATCTCCAACTTTTACCTCTGCTCCTATGCCCTTGTTAACTTCGGCTGTTTCCACGCCTCCCTTAGCCAGTCGCCTG GCTGGCGCCCTTCCTTCTGCTGGTATAGTCCCTGGCTCTCCCTTCTGGgctctctgctctgcctgctcATCATGTTCCTCCTCAACTGGTGGGCAGCACTCATTGCTGTGTTGCTTATCCTTCTGCTGCTGTTCTATGCTTTCCATAAGAAACCTG ATGTGAACAGGGGCTCTTCGGTCCAGGTGGGCACCTATCGTATGGCGCTGTCCTACTTAGTGAGCCTGACCAATGTGCAGGACCACGTCAAGAACTTCCG GCCACAGTGCCTAGTGCTAACTGGCCCCCCTAGCCAGCGTCCAGCCTTGGTGGATTTTGTGGGTGCCCTCACCAAGAAAATGAGTCTCATGATCTGTGGGAATGTGGTCTTGGTGAGCGAA GAGCCCCAAGCCATTCAAGAGTCTGAGAATCATGTCAACTGGTTAAATGTCCGGAAGATTCGTTCATTCTATACAGTCATATCTGCCCCCAGGCTACGGTCTGGGGCCCAGAGCCTCATGCAG GTTGCAGGTTTGGGCCAACTGAAGCCCAATTTGCTGGTTTTGGGATATAAGCAAAATTGGCAGGAGGTGCAGATATCAGCTGTGGAAGACTATGTCGGCATTCTACA TGATGCCTTGGACTACAACTATGGTGTCTGCATCTTAAGGATGCCAGGGGGCTTAAGCCCGGCTACCCAACATCAAGCTCAAG TATCCTTACACCGGCAGCCTCAAACCCTGTTCCAGTCCAGGCAGGGCTGGCGGACAGTGGATGTGTACTGGCTCAGTGACGACGGAG GGCTGACTATGCTGATCCCCTATctactgacacacacacaaaaatgggcTCGATGTCCTGTGCGAGTTTTTGTGAGCAGCCCCCGTGAGCAGCTagaggataaacacaaaga GATACATTCCCTCCTCAGAAGGTTCAGCCTTGGCTTCCAACATGTGACTGTACTACCTGAGCTCACGGGCAAACCTCAAGAGACAAG CCAAAAGGCTTTCGAAGACTTGGTGGCCTTACACTGGTTGCAGAAGCCACCACCAAAGGGGAACCTGGAATCTACCTCTCTCAATACTCCTGCTCCTTCAGGCTACATCTCTGAGCAGGACCTGCAGGCAAACCAAAAGCAG TCAGAGTGGCACATGTGTCTTCATGAAGTCCTACGGCAATATTCCCAGGACGCTGCCCTCATAGTCAT GAGCCTACCTCTGATCCCTCGGTCAGCCTGCCCTGGGGCCCTCTACATGACCTGGCTGGAGATGCTGTCCAGGGGCCTCACATCCCCCATTGCCTTCATTCATGGAAAACAGCAGGACTTGCTGACCACGTACTGCCAGTAA
- the LOC124236386 gene encoding solute carrier family 12 member 3-like isoform X1 has protein sequence MASQQRDYEASTLSFHQEEEEQPSGRDSPKCSLCPCLTYKDKDTGPSSGFYARSMVLGWLCCSCLSLEALHSNTTERCMPRGEPPKPGSSVASTSTEEPCTQPHSQDDSENSGARPGKAPLCFGWVMGVMIRCMLHMWSVILYLRLPWITAQAGIGLTWLIILLSASVTAITGMSISAISTNSKVKAGSKSFLISRSLGPELGGSIGIIFAFANSVAVAMHTVGFAETLLDLLRDHKVQLLNIDPENELQVVGMVIVTILLGMALASVEWESKAQIIFFFLILLSFINYLLGTLLPTNPSRQATGFFGYQGSILLENMVPQWCGPEGSFFGMFSIFFSSATGLLTGTNISEDLKDPATAIPKGTLLAIMWTTLSYLGISATIGSCMIRDASGNMTDMGVWNGSCLGPECQYGWDFSSCRERGSCLYGLSNHYQAMSMVSAFSPLTSAGVFCAALSSALSCFVSAPKVFQWLCQDKLYPVIGFFGKGYGKKHEPLRGYLFTFLIAVGFILTGDLNTIAAIISNFYLCSYALVNFGCFHASLSQSPGWRPSFCWYSPWLSLLGSLLCLLIMFLLNWWAALIAVLLILLLLFYAFHKKPDVNRGSSVQVAGLGQLKPNLLVLGYKQNWQEVQISAVEDYVGILHDALDYNYGVCILRMPGGLSPATQHQAQVSLHRQPQTLFQSRQGWRTVDVYWLSDDGGLTMLIPYLLTHTQKWARCPVRVFVSSPREQLEDKHKEIHSLLRRFSLGFQHVTVLPELTGKPQETSQKAFEDLVALHWLQKPPPKGNLESTSLNTPAPSGYISEQDLQANQKQSEWHMCLHEVLRQYSQDAALIVMSLPLIPRSACPGALYMTWLEMLSRGLTSPIAFIHGKQQDLLTTYCQ, from the exons ATGGCCTCCCAGCAGAGAGACTATGAGGCCAGCACCTTGAGCTTccaccaggaagaggaggaacagcCGTCTGGCAGAGACTCACCTAAGTGCAGCCTCTGCCCTTGCCTCACCTACAAGGACAAGGACACTGGACCAAGCTCTGGGTTCTATGCCAGGTCTATGGTCCTAGGATGGCTCTGCTGCAGCTGCTTGTCTCTGGAGGCTCTGCACAGCAACACCACCGAAAGATGCATGCCCCGCGGTGAACCCCCGAAG CCAGGGAGTAGTGTGGCTTCCACCTCTACAGAGGAGCCTTGCACCCAGCCACACTCCCAAGATGATTCGGAGAATTCAGGAGCCAGGCCTGGCAAGGCCCCACTGTGCTTCGGCTGGGTCATGGGAGTCATG ATCCGCTGCATGCTCCACATGTGGAGTGTCATCCTCTATCTACGGCTGCCTTGGATCACCGCTCAGGCAGGCATAG GGCTCACATGGCTCATTATCCTGCTCTCGGCTTCAGTCACTGCTATCACCGGCATGTCTATCTCAGCCATCTCCACCAACAGCAAAGTCAAGGCTG gtAGCAAGTCCTTCCTGATCTCACGCAGCCTGGGTCCAGAGCTTGGCGGTTCCATCGGGATCATCTTCGCTTTTGCGAACTCGGTAGCTGTGGCTATGCACACAGTGGGCTTCGCGGAGACCCTTTTGGATCTGCTCCGG GACCACAAGGTGCAGCTGCTGAACATAGATCCAGAAAATGAGTTGCAGGTGGTGGGCATGGTGATCGTGACCATCCTTCTGGGCATGGCACTGGCCAGTGTGGAGTGGGAGTCTAAG GCCCaaattatcttcttcttcttgatcCTCCTCTCTTTTATCAACTACCTGCTGGGGACACTCCTTCCCACAAACCCCAGCCGACAAGCCACTGGCTTCTTTGGGTACCAAG GAAgcattttattggaaaatatgGTCCCTCAGTGGTGTGGTCCAGAGGGTAGTTTCTTTGGTatgttttccatcttcttctcctcAGCCACTGGGTTACTCACTGGGACCAATATCTCAGAGGATCTCAAG GATCCTGCTACAGCTATCCCCAAAGGAACCCTCCTTGCTATCATGTGGACCACACTCTCCTACCTGGGCATCTCTGCCACCATTG GCTCCTGTATGATTCGAGATGCTTCAGGAAATATGACTGACATGGGTGTGTGGAATGGGAGCTGCCTGGGGCCAGAGTGCCAGTATGGTTGGGATTTCAGCAGTTGTCGAGAACGAGGGTCCTGCCTCTATGGGCTCTCTAATCACTACCAG GCCATGAGCATGGTGTCTGCCTTCAGCCCCCTGACGTCTGCTGGAGTCTTCTGTGCCGCACTGTCCTCTGCCCTTTCCTGCTTTGTTTCAGCCCCCAAAGTCTTCCAG TGGCTGTGCCAGGATAAACTGTATCCAGTCATTGGCTTTTTCGGGAAAGGCTATGGCAAGAAGCATGAACCTCTGCGAGGCTATCTGTTCACCTTTCTCATTGCTGTAGGTTTCATCCTTACTG GTGATCTGAACACCATTGCTGCCATCATCTCCAACTTTTACCTCTGCTCCTATGCCCTTGTTAACTTCGGCTGTTTCCACGCCTCCCTTAGCCAGTCGCCTG GCTGGCGCCCTTCCTTCTGCTGGTATAGTCCCTGGCTCTCCCTTCTGGgctctctgctctgcctgctcATCATGTTCCTCCTCAACTGGTGGGCAGCACTCATTGCTGTGTTGCTTATCCTTCTGCTGCTGTTCTATGCTTTCCATAAGAAACCTG ATGTGAACAGGGGCTCTTCGGTCCAG GTTGCAGGTTTGGGCCAACTGAAGCCCAATTTGCTGGTTTTGGGATATAAGCAAAATTGGCAGGAGGTGCAGATATCAGCTGTGGAAGACTATGTCGGCATTCTACA TGATGCCTTGGACTACAACTATGGTGTCTGCATCTTAAGGATGCCAGGGGGCTTAAGCCCGGCTACCCAACATCAAGCTCAAG TATCCTTACACCGGCAGCCTCAAACCCTGTTCCAGTCCAGGCAGGGCTGGCGGACAGTGGATGTGTACTGGCTCAGTGACGACGGAG GGCTGACTATGCTGATCCCCTATctactgacacacacacaaaaatgggcTCGATGTCCTGTGCGAGTTTTTGTGAGCAGCCCCCGTGAGCAGCTagaggataaacacaaaga GATACATTCCCTCCTCAGAAGGTTCAGCCTTGGCTTCCAACATGTGACTGTACTACCTGAGCTCACGGGCAAACCTCAAGAGACAAG CCAAAAGGCTTTCGAAGACTTGGTGGCCTTACACTGGTTGCAGAAGCCACCACCAAAGGGGAACCTGGAATCTACCTCTCTCAATACTCCTGCTCCTTCAGGCTACATCTCTGAGCAGGACCTGCAGGCAAACCAAAAGCAG TCAGAGTGGCACATGTGTCTTCATGAAGTCCTACGGCAATATTCCCAGGACGCTGCCCTCATAGTCAT GAGCCTACCTCTGATCCCTCGGTCAGCCTGCCCTGGGGCCCTCTACATGACCTGGCTGGAGATGCTGTCCAGGGGCCTCACATCCCCCATTGCCTTCATTCATGGAAAACAGCAGGACTTGCTGACCACGTACTGCCAGTAA
- the APEX1 gene encoding DNA-(apurinic or apyrimidinic site) endonuclease, whose amino-acid sequence MPKRGKKGAVAEDGEGPKTEPEAKKSKTGTKKNEKEAAGEGPVLYEDPPDQKTSPSGKSATLKICSWNVDGLRAWIKKKGLDWVKEEAPDILCLQETKCSENKLPAELQELPGLSHQYWSAPSDKEGYSGVGLLSRQCPLKVSYGIGEEEHDQEGRVIVAEFDAFVLVTAYVPNAGRGLVRLEYRQRWDEAFRKFLKGLASRKPLVLCGDLNVAHEEIDLRNPKGNKKNAGFTPQERQGFGELLQAVPLADSFRHLYPNTAYAYTFWTYMMNARSKNVGWRLDYFLLSHSLLPALCDSKIRSKALGSDHCPITLYLAL is encoded by the exons ATGCCGAAGCGTGGGAAAAAGGGAGCGGTGGCAGAAGACGGAGAAGGACCCAAGACTG agCCAGAGGCCAAGAAGAGTAAGACAGGAACAAAGAAAAACGAaaaagaggcagcaggagagggaCCAGTCCTGTATGAGGACCCCCCAGACCAGAAAACCTCACCCAGTGGCAAATCAGCCACACTCAAGATCTGCTCCTGGAATGTGGATGGGCTTAGAGCCTGGATTAAGAAGAAAGGTTTAGAT TGGGTAAAGGAAGAAGCCCCAGATATCCTGTGCCTCCAAGAAACCAAGTGTTCAGAGAACAAACTACCAGCTGAACTTCAAGAGCTGCCTGGACTATCCCATCAGTACTGGTCAGCACCTTCAGACAAGGAAGGGTACAGTGGTGTGGGCCTGCTCTCCCGCCAGTGCCCACTCAAAGTCTCCTATGGCATTG GCGAGGAGGAACACGATCAGGAAGGCCGAGTGATTGTGGCTGAATTTGATGCATTTGTGCTGGTAACAGCCTATGTACCTAATGCAGGCCGGGGTCTGGTGCGCTTGGAGTACCGGCAGCGCTGGGACGAAGCCTTTCGCAAGTTCCTGAAGGGCTTGGCTTCCCGCAAGCCCCTTGTGCTATGTGGGGATCTCAATGTGGCTCATGAAGAAATTGACCTTCGCAACcccaagggaaacaaaaagaatgctGGCTTCACTCCACAAGAGCGCCAAGGCTTTGGGGAATTGCTGCAGGCTGTGCCCCTGGCTGACAGTTTCCGGCACCTCTACCCCAATACAGCCTATGCCTACACCTTTTGGACCTACATGATGAATGCACGCTCCAAAAATGTGGGGTGGCGCCTTGATTACTTTTTGTTGTCTCACTCTCTGTTACCTGCATTGTGTGATAGCAAGATCCGTTCCAAGGCCCTGGGCAGTGACCACTGTCCCATCACCTTATACCTAGCACTGTGA
- the LOC124236386 gene encoding solute carrier family 12 member 3-like isoform X2: MASQQRDYEASTLSFHQEEEEQPSGRDSPKCSLCPCLTYKDKDTGPSSGFYARSMVLGWLCCSCLSLEALHSNTTERCMPRGEPPKPGSSVASTSTEEPCTQPHSQDDSENSGARPGKAPLCFGWVMGVMIRCMLHMWSVILYLRLPWITAQAGIGSKSFLISRSLGPELGGSIGIIFAFANSVAVAMHTVGFAETLLDLLRDHKVQLLNIDPENELQVVGMVIVTILLGMALASVEWESKAQIIFFFLILLSFINYLLGTLLPTNPSRQATGFFGYQGSILLENMVPQWCGPEGSFFGMFSIFFSSATGLLTGTNISEDLKDPATAIPKGTLLAIMWTTLSYLGISATIGSCMIRDASGNMTDMGVWNGSCLGPECQYGWDFSSCRERGSCLYGLSNHYQAMSMVSAFSPLTSAGVFCAALSSALSCFVSAPKVFQWLCQDKLYPVIGFFGKGYGKKHEPLRGYLFTFLIAVGFILTGDLNTIAAIISNFYLCSYALVNFGCFHASLSQSPGWRPSFCWYSPWLSLLGSLLCLLIMFLLNWWAALIAVLLILLLLFYAFHKKPDVNRGSSVQVAGLGQLKPNLLVLGYKQNWQEVQISAVEDYVGILHDALDYNYGVCILRMPGGLSPATQHQAQVSLHRQPQTLFQSRQGWRTVDVYWLSDDGGLTMLIPYLLTHTQKWARCPVRVFVSSPREQLEDKHKEIHSLLRRFSLGFQHVTVLPELTGKPQETSQKAFEDLVALHWLQKPPPKGNLESTSLNTPAPSGYISEQDLQANQKQSEWHMCLHEVLRQYSQDAALIVMSLPLIPRSACPGALYMTWLEMLSRGLTSPIAFIHGKQQDLLTTYCQ; encoded by the exons ATGGCCTCCCAGCAGAGAGACTATGAGGCCAGCACCTTGAGCTTccaccaggaagaggaggaacagcCGTCTGGCAGAGACTCACCTAAGTGCAGCCTCTGCCCTTGCCTCACCTACAAGGACAAGGACACTGGACCAAGCTCTGGGTTCTATGCCAGGTCTATGGTCCTAGGATGGCTCTGCTGCAGCTGCTTGTCTCTGGAGGCTCTGCACAGCAACACCACCGAAAGATGCATGCCCCGCGGTGAACCCCCGAAG CCAGGGAGTAGTGTGGCTTCCACCTCTACAGAGGAGCCTTGCACCCAGCCACACTCCCAAGATGATTCGGAGAATTCAGGAGCCAGGCCTGGCAAGGCCCCACTGTGCTTCGGCTGGGTCATGGGAGTCATG ATCCGCTGCATGCTCCACATGTGGAGTGTCATCCTCTATCTACGGCTGCCTTGGATCACCGCTCAGGCAGGCATAG gtAGCAAGTCCTTCCTGATCTCACGCAGCCTGGGTCCAGAGCTTGGCGGTTCCATCGGGATCATCTTCGCTTTTGCGAACTCGGTAGCTGTGGCTATGCACACAGTGGGCTTCGCGGAGACCCTTTTGGATCTGCTCCGG GACCACAAGGTGCAGCTGCTGAACATAGATCCAGAAAATGAGTTGCAGGTGGTGGGCATGGTGATCGTGACCATCCTTCTGGGCATGGCACTGGCCAGTGTGGAGTGGGAGTCTAAG GCCCaaattatcttcttcttcttgatcCTCCTCTCTTTTATCAACTACCTGCTGGGGACACTCCTTCCCACAAACCCCAGCCGACAAGCCACTGGCTTCTTTGGGTACCAAG GAAgcattttattggaaaatatgGTCCCTCAGTGGTGTGGTCCAGAGGGTAGTTTCTTTGGTatgttttccatcttcttctcctcAGCCACTGGGTTACTCACTGGGACCAATATCTCAGAGGATCTCAAG GATCCTGCTACAGCTATCCCCAAAGGAACCCTCCTTGCTATCATGTGGACCACACTCTCCTACCTGGGCATCTCTGCCACCATTG GCTCCTGTATGATTCGAGATGCTTCAGGAAATATGACTGACATGGGTGTGTGGAATGGGAGCTGCCTGGGGCCAGAGTGCCAGTATGGTTGGGATTTCAGCAGTTGTCGAGAACGAGGGTCCTGCCTCTATGGGCTCTCTAATCACTACCAG GCCATGAGCATGGTGTCTGCCTTCAGCCCCCTGACGTCTGCTGGAGTCTTCTGTGCCGCACTGTCCTCTGCCCTTTCCTGCTTTGTTTCAGCCCCCAAAGTCTTCCAG TGGCTGTGCCAGGATAAACTGTATCCAGTCATTGGCTTTTTCGGGAAAGGCTATGGCAAGAAGCATGAACCTCTGCGAGGCTATCTGTTCACCTTTCTCATTGCTGTAGGTTTCATCCTTACTG GTGATCTGAACACCATTGCTGCCATCATCTCCAACTTTTACCTCTGCTCCTATGCCCTTGTTAACTTCGGCTGTTTCCACGCCTCCCTTAGCCAGTCGCCTG GCTGGCGCCCTTCCTTCTGCTGGTATAGTCCCTGGCTCTCCCTTCTGGgctctctgctctgcctgctcATCATGTTCCTCCTCAACTGGTGGGCAGCACTCATTGCTGTGTTGCTTATCCTTCTGCTGCTGTTCTATGCTTTCCATAAGAAACCTG ATGTGAACAGGGGCTCTTCGGTCCAG GTTGCAGGTTTGGGCCAACTGAAGCCCAATTTGCTGGTTTTGGGATATAAGCAAAATTGGCAGGAGGTGCAGATATCAGCTGTGGAAGACTATGTCGGCATTCTACA TGATGCCTTGGACTACAACTATGGTGTCTGCATCTTAAGGATGCCAGGGGGCTTAAGCCCGGCTACCCAACATCAAGCTCAAG TATCCTTACACCGGCAGCCTCAAACCCTGTTCCAGTCCAGGCAGGGCTGGCGGACAGTGGATGTGTACTGGCTCAGTGACGACGGAG GGCTGACTATGCTGATCCCCTATctactgacacacacacaaaaatgggcTCGATGTCCTGTGCGAGTTTTTGTGAGCAGCCCCCGTGAGCAGCTagaggataaacacaaaga GATACATTCCCTCCTCAGAAGGTTCAGCCTTGGCTTCCAACATGTGACTGTACTACCTGAGCTCACGGGCAAACCTCAAGAGACAAG CCAAAAGGCTTTCGAAGACTTGGTGGCCTTACACTGGTTGCAGAAGCCACCACCAAAGGGGAACCTGGAATCTACCTCTCTCAATACTCCTGCTCCTTCAGGCTACATCTCTGAGCAGGACCTGCAGGCAAACCAAAAGCAG TCAGAGTGGCACATGTGTCTTCATGAAGTCCTACGGCAATATTCCCAGGACGCTGCCCTCATAGTCAT GAGCCTACCTCTGATCCCTCGGTCAGCCTGCCCTGGGGCCCTCTACATGACCTGGCTGGAGATGCTGTCCAGGGGCCTCACATCCCCCATTGCCTTCATTCATGGAAAACAGCAGGACTTGCTGACCACGTACTGCCAGTAA
- the OSGEP gene encoding tRNA N6-adenosine threonylcarbamoyltransferase, with the protein MPAVLGFEGSANKIGVGVVRDGTVLANPRRTYVTPPGTGFLPGDTARHHRAVILDLLEEALTEAGLTSQDIDCIAYTKGPGMGAPLASVAVVARTVAQLWNKPLLGVNHCIGHIEMGRLITGATSPTVLYVSGGNTQVIAYSEHRYRIFGETIDIAVGNCLDRFARVLKISNDPSPGYNIEQMAKRGKKLVELPYTVKGMDVSFSGILSFIEDAAQRMLATGECTPEDLCFSLQETVFAMLVEITERAMAHCGSQEALIVGGVGCNMRLQEMMETMCQERGAQLFATDERFCIDNGAMIAQAGWEMFQAGHRTPLSDSGITQRYRTDEVEVTWRD; encoded by the exons ATGCCGGCGGTGCTGGGTTTTGAAGGCAGCGCCAACAAGATTGGCGTGGGAGTGGTGCGGGATGGCACGGTGCTGGCGAACCCGCGGCGGACTTACGTCACGCCTCCGGGCACAG GATTCCTTCCAGGTGATACTGCCAGGCACCACCGAGCTGTTATCCTGGACCTACTGGAGGAGGCACTTACAGAGGCTGGATTAACTTCCCAGGATATTGATTGCATTGCCTACACCAAAG GACCCGGCATGGGTGCCCCACTGGCTTCTGTGGCTGTTGTGGCCCGTACTGTGGCCCAACTGTGGAATAAGCCATTGCTGGGTGTGAACCATTGTATAGGCCACATTGAGATGGGCCGCCTCATTACTGGAGCCACCAGCCCAACTGTGCTGTATGTCAGCGGAGGAAATACACAG GTGATTGCATATTCAGAACACCGTTACCGCATCTTTGGGGAAACCATCGATATTGCTGTGGGTAATTGTCTGGATCGTTTTGCTCGAGTGCTGAAG aTTTCCAATGACCCAAGTCCAGGCTACAACATTGAACAGATGGCAAAGCG AGGCAAGAAGCTAGTTGAGCTGCCATACACTGTAAAGGGGATGGACGTCTCATTCTCAGGGATCCTGTCTTTCATTGAG GATGCAGCCCAGCGCATGCTGGCCACAGGCGAGTGTACTCCTGAGGATCTGTGTTTCTCCCTGCAG GAAACTGTGTTTGCAATGCTGGTAGAGATAACAGAGCGGGCCATGGCACATTGTGGCTCCCAGGAGGCCCTCATCGTGGGAGGTGTGGGGT GTAATATGAGGCTACAGGAAATGATGGAGACAATGTGCCAGGAACGTGGAGCCCAGCTTTTTGCCACAGATGAGAG ATTCTGCATTGACAATGGAGCCATGATAGCCCAGGCTGGCTGGGAGATGTTTCAGGCTGGACACAGGACCCCGCTCAGTGACTCTGGGATCACACAGAG GTATCGGACAGATGAAGTAGAAGTGACCTGGAGAGACTAA